The Nycticebus coucang isolate mNycCou1 chromosome 15, mNycCou1.pri, whole genome shotgun sequence genome has a segment encoding these proteins:
- the LOC128566638 gene encoding protein SET-like — protein MAPKCESLLPPQKKKSRLPTAPRPEDTSGSQGLLIKKGKEQQEAIEHIDEVQNEIDRLNEQDSEEILKVEQKYNKLHQPFFQKRSDLISKIPHLRVTTFVNHPQVSTLLGEEDEEALHYLTRVEVTEFEDTKSGYGIDFYFDENPYFENKVLSKEFHLNESGDPSSKSTETKWKSGKDLTKCSSQTQNKASRKRQHEEPESFCTWFTDHSDAGADGLGEAIKDDIWPNPLQYYLVPDIDDEGEGEEEEDDDDDDEGLEDIDEECDEDEGEEDEDDDEGEEGGG, from the coding sequence ATGGCCCCCAAATGTGAGTCTCTGCTCCCACCTCAGAAGAAGAAATCAAGATTGCCTACTGCTCCCAGACCAGAGGACACCTCAGGCTCTCAGGGATTGctgataaagaaaggaaaagaacagcaAGAAGCAATTGAACATATTGATGAAGTACAAAATGAAATAGACAGACTTAATGAACAAGACAGTGAGGAGATTTTGAAAGTAGAACAGAAATATAACAAACTCCACCAACCATTTTTTCAGAAGAGGTCAGACTTGATCTCCAAAATCCCACATTTGAGAGTAACAACATTCGTCAACCATCCACAAGTGTCCACGCTGCTtggggaggaggatgaagaggcgCTGCATTATTTGACCAGAGTTGAAGTGACAGAATTTGAAGATACTAAATCAGGTTAcggaatagatttttattttgatgaaaacccttactttgaaaataaagttctctCCAAAGAATTTCATCTGAATGAGAGTGGTGATCCATCTTCAAAGTCCACTGAAACCAAATGGAAATCTGGAAAGGATTTGACGAAATGTTCCAGTCAAACACAGAATAAAGCCAGCAGGAAGAGGCAACATGAGGAACCAGAGAGCTTCTGTACCTGGTTTACTGACCATTCTGATGCAGGTGCAGATGGATTAGGAGAGGCCATCAAAGATGACATTTGGCCAAATCCATTACAGTACTACTTGGTTCCTGATATAGATgatgaaggagaaggagaagaagaagaagatgatgatgatgatgatgaaggttTGGAAGATATTGATGAAGAATGTGATGAGGATGAAggtgaagaagatgaagatgatgatgagggggaggaaggaggaggatga